The Ignavibacteria bacterium genome has a segment encoding these proteins:
- the lipA gene encoding lipoyl synthase has translation MFVIQENTLTQEPSPLIEVPSKPMQRRPEWLKAKPPLGEGYAQLKNIMEKNKLHTVCEEARCPNVGECWNSGTATFMILGDVCTRSCGFCNVKTGLPTELDADEPRRVAEAVKLMKLQHAVITSVNRDELYDGGSFIFAETIREVRKQNPHTTIEVLIPDFKGDEFALVNVLDAFPDILNHNMETVPRLYSTVRPQAKYERSLELLSRAKERGFKTKTGIMVGLGEHEEEVLQTMKEISDTKCDILTIGQYLQPTKQHLPVARFVHPDEFAMYKIAGMEMGFQHVESGPLVRSSYHAAKHV, from the coding sequence ATGTTCGTCATACAAGAAAATACACTTACACAAGAACCATCTCCACTCATTGAAGTTCCTTCAAAACCAATGCAACGGCGACCGGAATGGTTGAAAGCGAAGCCGCCGCTCGGTGAAGGATATGCGCAATTGAAAAATATAATGGAGAAAAACAAACTTCATACGGTGTGCGAAGAAGCGCGATGTCCGAATGTTGGCGAATGTTGGAACAGCGGCACTGCAACGTTTATGATTCTCGGTGATGTATGCACGCGCAGTTGTGGATTTTGCAACGTGAAAACCGGTTTGCCGACAGAACTTGATGCCGATGAACCGCGCCGCGTTGCAGAAGCAGTGAAGTTGATGAAGTTGCAGCACGCAGTAATTACTTCGGTGAATCGTGATGAATTATATGATGGCGGCTCTTTTATTTTTGCTGAAACAATTCGTGAAGTGCGAAAACAAAATCCGCATACGACAATTGAAGTATTGATTCCCGATTTTAAAGGCGATGAATTTGCGTTAGTGAACGTGCTTGATGCATTCCCCGATATTTTGAATCACAATATGGAAACGGTTCCGCGATTGTATTCAACAGTTCGTCCGCAAGCAAAGTATGAGCGAAGTTTGGAATTACTTTCCCGCGCAAAAGAACGCGGCTTTAAAACAAAAACGGGAATTATGGTTGGACTTGGTGAACACGAAGAGGAAGTGTTGCAAACAATGAAAGAAATTTCTGACACGAAATGCGATATACTTACAATCGGACAATATTTACAACCGACAAAACAACATTTACCGGTTGCGCGTTTTGTTCATCCCGACGAATTTGCGATGTATAAAATTGCAGGAATGGAAATGGGATTTCAACACGTGGAAAGCGGACCGCTTGTGAGAAGTTCGTATCACGCGGCGAAGCATGTGTAA